In the Chitinivibrionales bacterium genome, ACGGGCAGGCGTCCTTGAACAATTTCGAATACGACGTGGCATGGCAGGTTTGCGGAACACTGTACGCGCCCGTGCAGCAGAACGAGTCGGCCCGGAATTTCGAGCACGCGCTGAGGCACTGCACCACGTCGCCGTTGGTGCCCTTCACCTGGAGCTCGGGCGGGCAATTCGGAAGAAGGTCTTTTGTGCAGCCCACGGTGTCGCACATGTAGGCGGCCGTGGTCGTGGTGAAGGTCCCCTTTACCGGGAACATCCGCACGGGAAGGTTGTATCCGTCAACAAGGCTCACGTCGTACCAGTCGTCGTTGCCGCCCGCGCCCAGGGTCCATTCGGCGAGCGACAGTGCGCCCATGTTGGTGGTGCCCGGATAGGTGCCGGAACAGCGTGCCGAAGCCCATCCCATCGCGTGTTCAATCACGATGCTGTCGCCGGGGTTCATGACCCTGTTCGCGTAATTTGAAAGTTCCAGGGTAAACGACTTGGTGAGATGATTCATGATGATGATATGGCGTACGGTCTGGCCCGTGGAGTCCTTGTGCGGCCAGCCGGTGGCATCCTGCGAGAATGCCGGCCCGACAAAAAAAGCCGATACTAAAATTACGCAAAAACCTTTTCTCATCATCCCTCCTCCGGTAAGCCCCCCCTCTCGGTCATAAAAACAACCAGGGCTTTTTATTCAACGATTTTCCGGCAAACCCCCTTTTCTATTTTTTATTTAATCGCTAAAGTATAAATAAATTTTTTCCCTTCAATTTAAAAGAATGGGCGGTCTATTTGCGCGATTTACAATATAAATATAATTTAATCAATTATTAATGAATTGTCTTAAAAATATTTGTCGATTTAACAAAATTGTACTCATTTTGTATACGTATTTCGCTCATGTTCGCGCCCCTTTCGCCGCTTTTTCACGCGCTTTATTGTAAGCCCCCACCACCGTGTTTTCAAGATCGGAATAGGAATCCGCATCCATATACTTCCGTAACGCCACCCGGTTCAGTTTGAATCCTTTGTAAGCGTCCCACAACTTGTT is a window encoding:
- a CDS encoding thaumatin family protein; the protein is MMRKGFCVILVSAFFVGPAFSQDATGWPHKDSTGQTVRHIIIMNHLTKSFTLELSNYANRVMNPGDSIVIEHAMGWASARCSGTYPGTTNMGALSLAEWTLGAGGNDDWYDVSLVDGYNLPVRMFPVKGTFTTTTAAYMCDTVGCTKDLLPNCPPELQVKGTNGDVVQCLSACSKFRADSFCCTGAYSVPQTCHATSYSKLFKDACPWAYSYAYDDLASLDQCIYSNGVGPDYVIEFGYFADKGSAVSWRASMNLSSVISDGIRAGRGNLLRYSISGTRSDHLWLGLYSFSGRLVAQSEVKGPAGTMPLAGVAKGAFIAVLKSGRELLSQRNVVVR